CCCGGATAACTTATGCCACGAATCGCCCGCGTTAAGCGTGAGGTAAACCCCAAACTCAGTAGCCGCAAACATGAGTGACGCGCGTTCATGATCTTGCACAAGCCTCCAGACTAAATGTTTGTCTGGGATGCCATCCGTAATCATCTTCCAGCTACGACCACGATTTTTACTGACCAAAAGGTAGGGCTTGAAATCACCGTACTTGTGGTTGTCTAACGCCAAATACACCGTGTCGGCATCGTGCAGATCGGCCCTTATATCGTTAACAAAGGCTGTATCGGGAACGCCGGGCATTGCACCGACCTTGATACTTCGCCAGCTTGCGCCGTCGTCCTGAGAAATATGGACCTGCCCATCGTCAGTACCCACATACAGTAATCCAGCAACAAGTGGCGACTCTGCCAACGAGGTAATGGAGTTGTAGTTAGACATGGCATACATGTCCCAAGGTGAGTCCCAGCTCTGCGTATCGCCCATAATGGGCATTGCAAATCGTTCTTCATCACGGGTTAAGTCTCCGGAAATCGCCGTCCAACTGTCCCCGCGATCCTCAGACTTCCAAACCCGTTGAGACGCAAAGTAAAGACGCGTTGCTTTGTGGGGACTGACGAGGATGGGTGCGTCCCAGTTGTAGCGCTCAGCAGGCTCACCCGGCGCTGCCTGTGGCTGGATGTAAACCGACTCACCTGTTTGTCGATCGATGCGCGTCAGATTTCCCTGCTGCGATTGCGCGTAGACGATATCGGGGTTGCCCGGCTCAGTGGCTGGCTGATGTCCGTCTCCACCTAATAAGACGAACCAGTCCGCCGTACGAATGCCGCTTACGTTGTCTGTTCGCGAGGGCCCACCCTGGGTGTTGTTGTCCTGGGTACCGCCGTAAATATTGTAAAAAGGTTCCGCGTCGTCTAACGCCAGTTTGTAATATTGCGTTATCGGTAAATTCTCCATGTAACGCCACGTCGCACCGAGATCGAAACTTTCATAAACCCCCCCATCAGTGCCCATCATGATGTAATCGGGATCGGCCGGGTCAAACACAATCGCATGCATATCACCGTGCTGATTGGGGTGCTCCATGTACGAGAATGTCTTGCCGCCGTCCGTTGATTTCTGAACGGTCGGGCCCACGAGATACAACCAATCGAAGTGATGCGGACTAGCAAAAATCTCTTGATAATAGTGAGGACCCGTTCCGCCCCCCACCGCATCCGCACCTTTGGACCAGCTAGCACCCCGGTCATCTGAGCGCCAAACACCGCCTTCCCGCCGATTAAGCTCGATAGCGGCATAGACTACGTCAGAATCTTGTGGCGAGATTGTAAGACCGATCTTTCCCATATTTCCTGTGGGAAGACCTGTTTTGAGACGCTGCCACGTCTCTCCACCGTCGGTTGACTTATGAATGCCGCTCTCGGGACCACCGCCCATATACGCGGCGACCGTTCGGTGATGCTGCCAAGTGGCAGCGTACAAAACATCTGGATTCGCAGGATCAATGACCACGTCGGTAACGCCCGTCCACTCGCCTGCGCTTAAGACGTTGCGCCATGACTGCCCGCCATCATCCGTCTTATAAAGCCCTCTCTCGCCGCCGGGCGTCCACAGCGGACCTTGTACTGCCGCCCAGACAATATCTGAGTTCTGTGGATGCACGAGAATGGTCGAGATATGTTGCGACTCAGTTAAGCCCATATTGGTCCACGTTGAGCCGCCGTCATCGGAGCGGTAGATGCCATCACCAAAGCCTACGTGACGACCTCCGACATCTTCACCGGTGCCCACCCACACCGTATTGGGATTAGACGGATCCACCGTCACGTTACCAATGGAATAGGAACTCTCAGCATCAAAAATGGGCGACCACGACACCCCAGCGTTTTTGGTCTTCCAAACGCCGCCTGAACCCACCGCTACGTACCAAACACTGGAGTCCTTAGGATCCCAGTCAATATCTGAAATCCTGCCAGACATAAAAGCGGGGCCAATGTTGCGCCACTTTAGACCACTGAAGTCCATTGAACTGTCTTTGTCAGCGAGTGCTGAGAGAGGCATTACTAAGGCTGCAACAAACGTCAAATAAAGCGCCCGAATCATGAGTGTGCTCCTACTTATTTTGAATTCGTGAGGTTAGCACTCCTTCACAGCGACTGGCACTCCCTGGGCGAGCCGCATCTCTGTTTTTCGCCACACATTGCCCTATCAGATCGGTCATACGAGGCAAAGACCTGAGCACAGAGCGTCGAAATCGCCTACCTGCGGTAGAAGGCCACAGAAGTCGCGGGGCGTACTTTAATCGTGACAATCAGACAAATGCATTAAGGCGCGCGCTCAGAAATTTTGCGCTTTGTTGCACCTGCGATATCTTCCTCGTTGAACCCAAATGCATTCGTGTTGGACAGTGAATGAAGATTACGCAATCGGCGAGAACAGTAATCTCCTGGAGTGCTGACATTGCGTCACAAGCGCTAAGCGCTCTCACGCTGCTATCGGTTTTATTTGTCGGCACAAGCACCCCTATAGCAGAGGCATCAGCTACGCAGCTTACCCGCGAGCAAATCGCGATTATTTACATGCTGCTGCGGGACTCCGGGAGCTCAGAAGAGCCATCCTTACCGAATCCTAACGCCGCAGCGGACTACTACGCCTCTACTGTGCAAACCCAAGTTGTGGAGGCGATTTGTCTTGGCTGTCATGTCATGAATGGTTTTGCGTCATCCAGCGATCTCGTTTTTTCCTCTGGCGCCGAGGATGAAAACTTAGAAGCGATTCGCAGCTATTTGCGACTACGCAACGATGGCGGTGAAACACTTCTCACAAAAGTGACCGGAGGGCTAAGTCACGGGGGTGGTGTGCAGCTTTCGGTGGGGAGTGACGGATACGAAGCGCTAGCGGAGCTTGTGTCGCTTTTGGTAGCCGAGGGAGACGGCAGTGGGAGTACTTCCGAAGACCTATTTTTTAAGGAGGTCCTGCTCACTGATGCAAAAGAGACATTACGCCGCGCCGCCCTTATTCTTGCGGGAAGACTACCCCTTGAATCGGAACTGACACTCGCCCAGTCCGGTGAAGAGGGTCTTCGGTCAGCCGTCCTAGGCCTTATGCAGGGTGAGGGATTTCACGATTTTCTCATTCGCGGCGCCAACGACCGACTTCACACTGACGCCTTCGTCAATGGCTCTTTCTCCGAGGTCTCTGACTTAAATGGCTTAGCGGGTGATCGCTACCCCATGGGCGAAACGCTGTGGGAGTTAGAAGGTGCGATTTGGGGCTATCGAACTGGCATAGCGCGGGCGCCACTCGAGCTGATTGCCCATGTGATTGAGAATGATCGACCGTACAGTGAAGTGTTAACCGCTGACTACACCATGGTGAATTGGTTTACCTCACAAGTCTTCAGGAGCGATGTTGAGGTAGGTTCATTCGACGACCCTA
The Candidatus Paraluminiphilus aquimaris genome window above contains:
- a CDS encoding VPS10 domain-containing protein, which produces MIRALYLTFVAALVMPLSALADKDSSMDFSGLKWRNIGPAFMSGRISDIDWDPKDSSVWYVAVGSGGVWKTKNAGVSWSPIFDAESSYSIGNVTVDPSNPNTVWVGTGEDVGGRHVGFGDGIYRSDDGGSTWTNMGLTESQHISTILVHPQNSDIVWAAVQGPLWTPGGERGLYKTDDGGQSWRNVLSAGEWTGVTDVVIDPANPDVLYAATWQHHRTVAAYMGGGPESGIHKSTDGGETWQRLKTGLPTGNMGKIGLTISPQDSDVVYAAIELNRREGGVWRSDDRGASWSKGADAVGGGTGPHYYQEIFASPHHFDWLYLVGPTVQKSTDGGKTFSYMEHPNQHGDMHAIVFDPADPDYIMMGTDGGVYESFDLGATWRYMENLPITQYYKLALDDAEPFYNIYGGTQDNNTQGGPSRTDNVSGIRTADWFVLLGGDGHQPATEPGNPDIVYAQSQQGNLTRIDRQTGESVYIQPQAAPGEPAERYNWDAPILVSPHKATRLYFASQRVWKSEDRGDSWTAISGDLTRDEERFAMPIMGDTQSWDSPWDMYAMSNYNSITSLAESPLVAGLLYVGTDDGQVHISQDDGASWRSIKVGAMPGVPDTAFVNDIRADLHDADTVYLALDNHKYGDFKPYLLVSKNRGRSWKMITDGIPDKHLVWRLVQDHERASLMFAATEFGVYLTLNAGDSWHKLSGGMPTISVRDIQIQRRENDLVAASFGRGFFVLDDYTALRSMDEDTFADTAVLFEPRTAHWYFQKRPLGYRPKGSQGDSLYVAENPPFGAVFTYYLADSFKTQKQSRQAAEKEAKKAGKSVTFPGWDAVTDETREAKPKVELVVSDEQGTVLRRVAASNSKGINRVAWDLRRSYLGPVQTGKNWRGDSPTGFMVVPGTYKAELVVTQGGQQRSLAEPVSFNVEQLREGSLQGASLAQMEAFNNELSELYGQSQAARYAIKAARKEIADLGTMVSRMRAPVPDVHAKLTAMTTALHEIEETVFGNSVQDDIGGYAPTSVSTWLGHALRGVSNSSYGPTPSHRQSVAYAREAFAPAKERLNALVETEIPALRATLRQAGAPWTIGESIAP